TTTTGTTCCGGTCATTGTGAGATTTTCAACAAGTTTATCTACTTCGCAGTTTATATCCACAAGACTTTTCAGCCACTCAAGAGATACCTTCAAAACTCTTCACTCCTTTTGTAAACTTTTTATGCTTTTATCTAAATTGTCTCAAAAACCTAAGGTCATTCTCATAAAAGAGTCTAATATCTTCAATTTCATATTTCAAAAGAGCTATTCTTTCAACACCCATACCAAATGCAAACCCGGTGTATTCATCCGGGTCAATCCCACAGTTTGCTAAAACCTTCCTGTGCACCATCCCTGCCCCCAATATCTCAATCCATCCTTCTCCTTTGCATGTCCTGCAACCCTTTCCACCACAGAAGATACATGATATATCAACCTCAGCAGAAGGCTCTGTAAATGGAAAATGATGTGGTCTAAATCTTATTCGTGTTTGTTCACCAAAAAATCTCTTTGCAAAGACTTCAAGTGTCCCTTTCAAGTCAGCCATTGTAACCCCTTTATCAACAAAAAGCCCCTCTATTTGATGAAATATAGGTGAGTGTGTTGCATCAACCTCATCGGACCTGTAAACCCTTCCAGGAGAAATTATTTTGATCGGAGGCTTCTTGCTTTTCATAACTCGAATTTGAACAGGTGAGGTATGTGTCCTTAGCAAAACATCATCTGAAATATAAAAAGTATCCTGAGTATCACGGGCTGGATGGTCAGCAGGGATATTCAAAGCTTCAAAATTGTAATAATCAAGCTCTACTTCAGGTCCTTCGGCAATCTCATATCCCATATTCAAAAATATTTCACTTATATCTTTCTGCACCTGAGATAGTATGTGAATTGATCCTATTTCCACTCTTTTCCCGGGAATTGTAACATCAATTCTCTCTCTCTGTATTCTCCTTTGTTTTTCTTCTTCTTCGAATTTTACTCTCAAATGTTCTATTTGTTCTTCAATAAAGTCTTTCAATTCATTCAATTCTTTTCCAGCCTGTGCTCTCTTGTCGGGTGGAAGGCTGGAAAGCTCCTTTAACATATTCTTGACAATACCTTTTTTCCCTAAATATCTAACCTGAAATTCTTCAAGCTCTTTTAAATTCTTAACGTTTTCCATCTCATTCATACACTGAGCCTTTAAATTGGAAAGATCAAAGTTCAAATCAAACACCACCTTTTTCAAATTATTATCTTACCTATAACATACTCATCAAAAACCTGCGTTACCTTAACTTTGTAGATTTCATTTAGCTTAATCGAGTCCTTTTTAGGAACAAGCGTGCGAATATAGTTGCCTGAGTATCCTTCAATATACCCTTCAATGCTTGAACTTTCTTCTACTAATACATCCAGTATTTTCCCCTCAAACCTTTTGTGAAAATTCAACGAAAGTTGCTTGGCTATGCTTTTTAAAATCTCACTTCTCTTATCTTTTTCTTGACTGCTCACTTGATCTGGCATATCATATGCCTTTGTACCTTTCTTCGGAGAAAATCTAAAAACATGAATTCTTGAAAATCCTATCTCCTGCACAAATTTTACTGTAATGTCAAAATCCTCATCACTCTCTCCTGGAAAGCCAACAATAATATCTGTTGTAAAACCAACATCTTCCCAATAATTTCTCACTGTATTTACAATTTTTCTGTACTCCTCAGTTGTATAATGCCTGTTCATCAGTCTCAAAATTTTATCGCTCCCGCTCTGAAGAGACAGATGCAGATGATGGCATAGCTTCTCTATATTTACCAGTCTTCTTATAAAATCCTCTTTCATAACAATTGGCTCAAGTGAGCTCAGTCGAATTCTTTTTACTTTTTCGATCTTACTAATTTCTTCCACTACGTCAAGAAGTGTAATCTTATAATCCAAATCCTTACCGTATGCAGATATATTGATACCTGTGATTACAAATTCTTTATAGCCATTTGATGCAAGCCTTTCTACTTCTTCTAAAATGGAATCCAGACTCCTGCTGACAACAGAACCTCTTGCATATGGAATTATACAGTAAGAACAAAACTGTTCGCAACCCTCTTCTATTTTTATAAACGCTCTTGTTCTTTCACTAAATCCAGATACTTTTAACTCTTCAAAAATATCTCTTTTGTATTCATTGTTCACATCCACAATCTTCTTCTTTTTCCTTAAATATTCAGTTACATATTCTAAAATTTTTTCCCTGTTTCTTGTACCAACAACTATATCAACTCCATCAATCTTTTGAACTTCCTGCGGATAGACCTGCGGATAACAACCCATAACCACTACTATACTGTCTGGGGAGATTTTTTTGGCTCGTTTTATTGCCTGCCTGGATTTTCTATCACTAATATTTGTGACTGTGCACGTGTTTATAACGTAGATATCTGCCTGTTTATCAAAGTCTACTATCTCATAGCCAGCTTTTTTAAACCCTTCAGCAATTGCCTGTGTTTCGTATTGGTTTACCTTGCACCCAAGTGTATAAAAAGCTACTTTCAATGTATAGCTTTCACCTCCATATTTAACTTATATTATAATATTTAACTCACAACAAATAAAGAGTCTCTGTTATCTTTCAGTATTTTTCACGAAAGTCGAAATAGATTGTTAGTTTTTAATGAAAAATGGGTATAGAAAATGTGTAAGAGGATTATTGATTTGCGCTTCAAAAATATGTATGATAATAAATGTGAGTCTTATTTTAGCTTTGAAGGGAGGAATTTAAAATGAAAACAGTAACAGTAAGACTAAACACAATCGATGCTGTTAAGAATTTTGTGAACATTGTAAGCAAATATCCATTTGACATTGACTTAACATCCGGCAGGTATGTGGTTGATGCAAAGTCAATTATGGGTATTTTCAGCCTTGA
The Caldicellulosiruptor morganii DNA segment above includes these coding regions:
- the pheS gene encoding phenylalanine--tRNA ligase subunit alpha, which translates into the protein MNFDLSNLKAQCMNEMENVKNLKELEEFQVRYLGKKGIVKNMLKELSSLPPDKRAQAGKELNELKDFIEEQIEHLRVKFEEEEKQRRIQRERIDVTIPGKRVEIGSIHILSQVQKDISEIFLNMGYEIAEGPEVELDYYNFEALNIPADHPARDTQDTFYISDDVLLRTHTSPVQIRVMKSKKPPIKIISPGRVYRSDEVDATHSPIFHQIEGLFVDKGVTMADLKGTLEVFAKRFFGEQTRIRFRPHHFPFTEPSAEVDISCIFCGGKGCRTCKGEGWIEILGAGMVHRKVLANCGIDPDEYTGFAFGMGVERIALLKYEIEDIRLFYENDLRFLRQFR
- the mtaB gene encoding tRNA (N(6)-L-threonylcarbamoyladenosine(37)-C(2))-methylthiotransferase MtaB is translated as MKVAFYTLGCKVNQYETQAIAEGFKKAGYEIVDFDKQADIYVINTCTVTNISDRKSRQAIKRAKKISPDSIVVVMGCYPQVYPQEVQKIDGVDIVVGTRNREKILEYVTEYLRKKKKIVDVNNEYKRDIFEELKVSGFSERTRAFIKIEEGCEQFCSYCIIPYARGSVVSRSLDSILEEVERLASNGYKEFVITGINISAYGKDLDYKITLLDVVEEISKIEKVKRIRLSSLEPIVMKEDFIRRLVNIEKLCHHLHLSLQSGSDKILRLMNRHYTTEEYRKIVNTVRNYWEDVGFTTDIIVGFPGESDEDFDITVKFVQEIGFSRIHVFRFSPKKGTKAYDMPDQVSSQEKDKRSEILKSIAKQLSLNFHKRFEGKILDVLVEESSSIEGYIEGYSGNYIRTLVPKKDSIKLNEIYKVKVTQVFDEYVIGKIII
- a CDS encoding HPr family phosphocarrier protein gives rise to the protein MKTVTVRLNTIDAVKNFVNIVSKYPFDIDLTSGRYVVDAKSIMGIFSLDLSKPIKVEIHSDNCEDLLKELEPFMEK